The Ochotona princeps isolate mOchPri1 chromosome 1, mOchPri1.hap1, whole genome shotgun sequence genome has a segment encoding these proteins:
- the LOC101527690 gene encoding zinc finger protein 883-like: MNTRSVLVSFEDVFVDFTQEEWQNMDKAQRTLYRDVMLETYTNLVSLGYYMTKPDVIFKLEQGAMPWTVEKTVSQQLSASHRKDELLGTYQESQEANFRQPDEMSFVKKQDVTNAPGSKLQCRKNLSHNDKMYTGQKSFEHSGNEKTSGRKIFFTFKKFYIRDNYNKPSVLVDENIQLEKKSFQENPCVGKHQQTQSGEKLLEHLKSEKCLIYKTDLTINAAKSHHTCGYCKKPFSCESCLTTRHRANIVENLGVCSECRFTWQNPDLTGNQIIHSGEKARECNEHGNIFCRKSILHSYQKNHQGKKSYECSECEKTFSRKSYLITHQRIHSREKPYECNECGKGFCQKSALIRHQRIHTGEKPYECSECRKAFCQKSALITHQRIHTGEKPYACSQCGKVFCDKSDLIRHQKIHTVLKPYECNKCGKAFSQQTSLIIHQRIHTGEKPYECSECDKTFCQKSSLITHQIIHTGEKPYECKECGKVFCYKSAVIRHQRIHTGLKPYACSECGKAFYQKSSLIKHQRIHTGEKPYECSECNRAFCQKSSLIAHQILHTGEKPYECKDCGKVFCEKSALIKHQIIHTGLKPYACSQCGKAFYWRSALIRHQRIHTGEKPYECCECGKAFCQKSALITHQRIHTGEKPYECSECDKVFCDKSDLIRHQRTHTGFKPYACNECGKAFYRRTTLFRHQRVHTGEKPY, encoded by the exons gtgttggtgtcatttgaagatgtgtttGTGGACTTCACCCAAGAGGAATGGCAGAACATGGACAAAGCTCAGAGGACCCTGTACAGGgatgtgatgcttgagacctataccAATCTggtgtccttgg GGTACTACATGACcaagcctgatgtgatcttcaagttggagcaaggagCAATGCCATGGACAGTGGAAAAAACTGTCAGCCAACAACTTTCAG cttCCCACAGAAAGGATGAACTGCTTGGAACTTATCAGGAAAGTCAAGAAGCAAACTTCAGGCAA CCTGATGAGATGTCATTTGTGAAAAAGCAGGATGTGACTAATGCACCAGGGAGCAAACTTCAATGCAGGAAAAATCTCAGTCACAATGACAAGATGTACACTGGTCAGAAGTCTTTTGAACATAGTGGGAATGAGAAAACCTCTggcaggaagattttttttacatttaagaaGTTTTATATCAGAGACAACTATAATAAACCATCTGTCCTTGTGGATGAAAATATTCAGCTTGAAAAGAAATCTTTTCAAGAAAATCCTTGTGTTGGCAAGCATCAGCAGACACAGTCAGGAGAGAAACTCCTTGAACATCTCAAGAGTGAGAAATGTCTTATTTACAAAACAGATCTTACAATAAATGCAGCAAAAAGTCACCATACATGTGGCTACTGTAAAAAGCCTTTCAGCTGTGAATCTTGCCTTACCACAAGACACAGAGCTAACATAGTAGAAAACCTAGGTGTGTGCAGTGAATGTAGATTCACTTGGCAGAATCCAGACCTCACTGGAAATCAGATAATTCACTCTGGAGAGAAAGCACGTGAGTGTAATGAGCATGGGAATATCTTTTGTAGGAAGTCAATTCTCCATTCATATCAGAAAAATCACCAAGGGAAAAAgtcttatgaatgtagtgagtgtgaaaAAACTTTTTCCAGAAAATCTTACCTCATAACGCATCAGAGAATTCATTCCAGGGAGAAGCCCTATGAATGTAACGAATGTGGAAAAGGTTTTTGCCAGAAGTCAgctctcattagacatcagagaatccacacaggagagaagccttatgaatgtagtgagtgcagAAAAGCTTTTTGCCAGAAGTCAGCtctcattacacatcagagaattcacacaggggagaaaccttatgcaTGTAGTCAGTGTGGGAAAGTCTTCTGTGACAAATCTGATCTCATTAGACACCAGAAAATTCACACAGTAttgaaaccttatgaatgtaataagtgtggaaaagcctttagcCAGCAGACATCTCTCATtatacatcagagaattcacacaggagagaaaccttatgaatgtagcgagTGCGATAAAACCTTTTGCCAGAAATCGTCTCTCATTACACATCAGATaattcacacaggggagaagccttATGAATGCAAAGAGTGTGGAAAAGTCTTTTGTTATAAGTCAGCTGtaattagacatcagagaattcacacagggttGAAACCTTATgcatgcagtgagtgtggaaaagcattttatCAGAAGTCATCTCTTATTAAGCATCaaagaatccacacaggagagaaaccttatgaatgtagtgagtgcaaTAGAGCCTTTTGCCAGAAATCTTCTCTCATTGCGCATCAGATACTTCATACAGGAgagaagccttatgaatgtaaagATTGTGGAAAAGTCTTTTGTGAAAAATCAGCTCTCATTAAACATCAGATAATTCACACAGGGTTGAAACCTTATGCATGTAGTCAGTGTGGAAAGGCCTTTTACTGGAGATCAgctctcattagacatcagagaatccacaccggAGAGAAGCCTTACGAATGttgtgagtgtggaaaagctttttgcCAGAAGTCAGCTCTAAttacacatcagagaattcacacaggggagaaaccttatgaatgtagtgagtgcgaTAAAGTCTTTTGTGACAAGTCTGATCTCATTAGACACCAAAGAACTCATACAGGGTTCAAGCCTTATgcatgtaatgagtgtggaaaagccttttatCGGAGGACAACTCTCTTTAGGCATCAGagagtccacacaggggagaagccttATTAA